A single window of Colletes latitarsis isolate SP2378_abdomen chromosome 11, iyColLati1, whole genome shotgun sequence DNA harbors:
- the Ubc10 gene encoding ubiquitin conjugating enzyme 10 isoform X2 has translation MKHFTNIQVDESNILTWQGLILPDNPPYNKGAFRIEINFPAEYPFKPPRINFKTKIYHPNVDEKGQVCLPIVSAENWKPATKADQVVQALIALVNDPEPEHPLRADLAEEFLKDRKKFLKNAEEFTKKHAEKRRESSSSNE, from the exons ATgaaacattttacaaatatcCAAGTAGACGAATCGAATATTCTTACTTGGCAAGGCCTTATACTGCCG GATAACCCACCATATAATAAAGGGGCATTTcgtattgaaataaattttcctGCAGAATATCCATTTAAACCCCCAAGAATAAACTTcaaaacaaaaatatatcatCCTAATGTGGATGAAAAAGGACAAGTATGCTTGCCGATTGTAAGTGCTGAAAATTGGAAACCAGCTACAAAGGCAGATCAAG TTGTACAAGCTTTGATAGCATTAGTGAATGATCCAGAACCAGAACATCCATTAAGAGCAGATCTTGCAGAAGAATTTCTAAAGGAtaggaaaaaatttttaaagaatGCAGAGGAATTCACAAAAAAGCATGCAGAAAAAAGGCGAGAGTCATCTTCTTCTAATGAATAA
- the Ubc10 gene encoding ubiquitin conjugating enzyme 10 isoform X1, whose amino-acid sequence MAAIKRLQKELCDIRATLMKHFTNIQVDESNILTWQGLILPDNPPYNKGAFRIEINFPAEYPFKPPRINFKTKIYHPNVDEKGQVCLPIVSAENWKPATKADQVVQALIALVNDPEPEHPLRADLAEEFLKDRKKFLKNAEEFTKKHAEKRRESSSSNE is encoded by the exons atggcAGCTATAAAAAGATTGCAAAAG GAACTCTGTGATATAAGAGCGACGTTGATgaaacattttacaaatatcCAAGTAGACGAATCGAATATTCTTACTTGGCAAGGCCTTATACTGCCG GATAACCCACCATATAATAAAGGGGCATTTcgtattgaaataaattttcctGCAGAATATCCATTTAAACCCCCAAGAATAAACTTcaaaacaaaaatatatcatCCTAATGTGGATGAAAAAGGACAAGTATGCTTGCCGATTGTAAGTGCTGAAAATTGGAAACCAGCTACAAAGGCAGATCAAG TTGTACAAGCTTTGATAGCATTAGTGAATGATCCAGAACCAGAACATCCATTAAGAGCAGATCTTGCAGAAGAATTTCTAAAGGAtaggaaaaaatttttaaagaatGCAGAGGAATTCACAAAAAAGCATGCAGAAAAAAGGCGAGAGTCATCTTCTTCTAATGAATAA
- the Cog2 gene encoding conserved oligomeric Golgi complex subunit 2 isoform X3, producing the protein MSKENINLPKAPKELCFMELEFIQKNFNVDTFLQEHRKSSKLETMRDDLGIYLKLLRSAMIDLINRDYIDFVNLSSNLIGLDTAINDLQTPLGQLREEVMQVRQTLDDEIAAVSNNINEKKKIREYKQSLFSLQHIYKSLNKLSSVLSLNAFLESPTKIDILEQAAAELNLLQFHMSRCKLDIMNDKKKEGDQLEQSYMMHLNEFFLACIQEKNSALLIRCLRIYVILDKIRNAENLVRKEVVGPLVHNVINVENMQIDLLGLQSIYNRLLNILSVELKQLLCITLHPNRLSVNGFNFLVNSFWIDVEEKIEQYIKCIFAPGDPILFHSRYVATLEFLEKLETECVTPDSLIALKENKQYKNFLKKWNLPVYFQIRFQEIASVVESTLTKPISPTSIKETLDSLTQNEFSLHATHVVWNNLQRIWADDIYLYQLFHQFWKFGLQICARYQTWSQTALKEVWSMESDVGNLSKAEHSTKLNFLVCLYKDIEKIIKMLPFLLETARKKLKQQTPRVLKLLEDSLDETTENLRTLLPWVSEEIVNELLRQCVTHLKQVSDIPRLFRRTKRDVPTKPCAYVKNALAFLINFHSNYKKVIPDNVNCWLELAFSSLTEHYLASVTDVLTSVQKTEESLRRLKKIRDKSTGSFSSEVQGISDDEKIRIQLQVDVQAYVNMISEIEISTSNVRYIEELLHAAETSTRS; encoded by the exons ATGtcgaaagaaaatattaatttacctAAAGCTCCAAAAGAGTTATGTTTCATGGAACTTGAATTCATTCAG aaaaatttcaatgttgATACCTTCCTCCAAGAGCACAGAAAAAGTTCAAAATTGGAAACAATGCGAGATGATTtgggaatatatttaaaattattgagaTCTGCCATGATTGATTTGATCAACAGAGATTACATAGATTTTGTAAACTTGTCAAGTAATTTGATTGGCCTAGACACAGCTATCAATGACCTGCAAACACCATTAGGTCAATTAAGAGAAGAAGTAATG CAAGTACGGCAGACGTTAGACGACGAGATTGCCGCagtttctaataatataaatgAGAAGAAAAAAATCAGAGAATACAAACAGAGTCTGTTTAGTTTGCAACATATTTATAAATCATTGAATAAGCTATCATCTGTGTTATCTCTAAATGCATTCCTTGAAAGCCCCACtaaaatagatattttagaaCAAGCTGCTGCAGAACTTAATCTGTTACAGTTTCACATGTCCAGGTGTAAATTAGATATTATGAATGATAAAAAGAAG GAAGGCGATCAACTTGAGCAATCTTACATGATGCATCTTAATGAATTTTTCTTAGCATGtatacaagaaaaaaattcagctctgttaattcgttgtttgagAATTTATGTTATACTTGACAAAATAAGGAATGCAGAGAATTTAGTACGAAAAGAAGTTGTTGGTCCATTGGTCCACAACGTGATCAATGTTGAAAATATGCAAATTGACTTACTTGGTCTGCAGAGTATCTATAATagattgttaaatattttgagTGTAGAACTCAAACAACTTTTATGTATTACACTACATCCTAATAG ACTTTCTGTAAATGGTTTTAATTTCTTAGTAAACAGTTTTTGGATCGATGTGGAAGAGAAAATTGAGCAATACATAAAATGTATTTTTGCTCCAGGAGATCCAATATTATTTCACtcg AGATACGTAGCGACTTTGgagtttttagaaaaattagaaaCTGAATGTGTCACGCCTGATTCTTTGATTGCATTGAAAGAGAACAAACAGTATAAGAACTTTCTAAAGAAATGGAATTTACCAGTATATTTTCAAATACGATTTCAAGAAATAGCTAGTGTCGTTGAGTCGACTTTAACAAAACCGATATCGCCAACATCCATAAAAGAAACTTTGGATTCTCTTACTCAAAATGAATTTTCTCTTCATGCAACGCACGTTGTGTGGAACAATCTGCAAAGAATTTGGGCTGATGATATATACCTTTATCAGCTCTTTCATCA GTTCTGGAAATTTGGTCTCCAGATATGTGCCAGATATCAAACGTGGTCTCAAACAGCGCTCAAAGAA GTATGGTCGATGGAAAGTGATGTCGGTAATTTGAGCAAAGCAGAACATTCCACAAAACTTAATTTCTTAGTATGTTTATATAAGGATAtagagaaaattataaaaatgctTCCTTTCCTTCTGGAAACTGCTCGAAAGAAACTTAAACAACAAACTCCAAgagtattaaaattattagaaG ATTCTCTCGACGAAACTACAGAAAATTTAAGAACACTTTTGCCATGGGTCTCTGAAGAAATTGTGAATGAACTTTTGAGACAATGTGTAACTCATTTAAAACAAGTCAGTGACATTCCAAGATTATTTAGACGAACGAAGAGAGACGTACCAACAAAACCATGCgcctatgtcaagaatgcgcttGCTTTCCTTATTAACTTTCATTCAAATTACAAGAAAGTTATACCAGATAATGTTAATTGCTGGTTGGAATTAGCTTTCTCTTCACTGACTGAAca ttaTCTAGCTTCCGTGACAGACGTATTGACTTCGGTACAAAAAACTGAGGAGAGTTTAAGGAGATTGAAAAAAATACGTGACAAATCCACGGGTTCCTTTTCTTCTGAAGTTCAAGGAATTAGCGACGATGAAAAAATACGCATTCAACTGCAAGTTGATGTACAAGCTTATGTGAACATG ATTAGTGAAATCGAGATTTCAACTTCAAATGTCCGCTATATAGAAGAACTATTACATGCTGCTGAAACATCAACAAGGAG TTAG
- the Cog2 gene encoding conserved oligomeric Golgi complex subunit 2 isoform X1: MSKENINLPKAPKELCFMELEFIQKNFNVDTFLQEHRKSSKLETMRDDLGIYLKLLRSAMIDLINRDYIDFVNLSSNLIGLDTAINDLQTPLGQLREEVMQVRQTLDDEIAAVSNNINEKKKIREYKQSLFSLQHIYKSLNKLSSVLSLNAFLESPTKIDILEQAAAELNLLQFHMSRCKLDIMNDKKKEGDQLEQSYMMHLNEFFLACIQEKNSALLIRCLRIYVILDKIRNAENLVRKEVVGPLVHNVINVENMQIDLLGLQSIYNRLLNILSVELKQLLCITLHPNRLSVNGFNFLVNSFWIDVEEKIEQYIKCIFAPGDPILFHSRYVATLEFLEKLETECVTPDSLIALKENKQYKNFLKKWNLPVYFQIRFQEIASVVESTLTKPISPTSIKETLDSLTQNEFSLHATHVVWNNLQRIWADDIYLYQLFHQFWKFGLQICARYQTWSQTALKEVWSMESDVGNLSKAEHSTKLNFLVCLYKDIEKIIKMLPFLLETARKKLKQQTPRVLKLLEDSLDETTENLRTLLPWVSEEIVNELLRQCVTHLKQVSDIPRLFRRTKRDVPTKPCAYVKNALAFLINFHSNYKKVIPDNVNCWLELAFSSLTEHYLASVTDVLTSVQKTEESLRRLKKIRDKSTGSFSSEVQGISDDEKIRIQLQVDVQAYVNMISEIEISTSNVRYIEELLHAAETSTRRDTDENTHLT, encoded by the exons ATGtcgaaagaaaatattaatttacctAAAGCTCCAAAAGAGTTATGTTTCATGGAACTTGAATTCATTCAG aaaaatttcaatgttgATACCTTCCTCCAAGAGCACAGAAAAAGTTCAAAATTGGAAACAATGCGAGATGATTtgggaatatatttaaaattattgagaTCTGCCATGATTGATTTGATCAACAGAGATTACATAGATTTTGTAAACTTGTCAAGTAATTTGATTGGCCTAGACACAGCTATCAATGACCTGCAAACACCATTAGGTCAATTAAGAGAAGAAGTAATG CAAGTACGGCAGACGTTAGACGACGAGATTGCCGCagtttctaataatataaatgAGAAGAAAAAAATCAGAGAATACAAACAGAGTCTGTTTAGTTTGCAACATATTTATAAATCATTGAATAAGCTATCATCTGTGTTATCTCTAAATGCATTCCTTGAAAGCCCCACtaaaatagatattttagaaCAAGCTGCTGCAGAACTTAATCTGTTACAGTTTCACATGTCCAGGTGTAAATTAGATATTATGAATGATAAAAAGAAG GAAGGCGATCAACTTGAGCAATCTTACATGATGCATCTTAATGAATTTTTCTTAGCATGtatacaagaaaaaaattcagctctgttaattcgttgtttgagAATTTATGTTATACTTGACAAAATAAGGAATGCAGAGAATTTAGTACGAAAAGAAGTTGTTGGTCCATTGGTCCACAACGTGATCAATGTTGAAAATATGCAAATTGACTTACTTGGTCTGCAGAGTATCTATAATagattgttaaatattttgagTGTAGAACTCAAACAACTTTTATGTATTACACTACATCCTAATAG ACTTTCTGTAAATGGTTTTAATTTCTTAGTAAACAGTTTTTGGATCGATGTGGAAGAGAAAATTGAGCAATACATAAAATGTATTTTTGCTCCAGGAGATCCAATATTATTTCACtcg AGATACGTAGCGACTTTGgagtttttagaaaaattagaaaCTGAATGTGTCACGCCTGATTCTTTGATTGCATTGAAAGAGAACAAACAGTATAAGAACTTTCTAAAGAAATGGAATTTACCAGTATATTTTCAAATACGATTTCAAGAAATAGCTAGTGTCGTTGAGTCGACTTTAACAAAACCGATATCGCCAACATCCATAAAAGAAACTTTGGATTCTCTTACTCAAAATGAATTTTCTCTTCATGCAACGCACGTTGTGTGGAACAATCTGCAAAGAATTTGGGCTGATGATATATACCTTTATCAGCTCTTTCATCA GTTCTGGAAATTTGGTCTCCAGATATGTGCCAGATATCAAACGTGGTCTCAAACAGCGCTCAAAGAA GTATGGTCGATGGAAAGTGATGTCGGTAATTTGAGCAAAGCAGAACATTCCACAAAACTTAATTTCTTAGTATGTTTATATAAGGATAtagagaaaattataaaaatgctTCCTTTCCTTCTGGAAACTGCTCGAAAGAAACTTAAACAACAAACTCCAAgagtattaaaattattagaaG ATTCTCTCGACGAAACTACAGAAAATTTAAGAACACTTTTGCCATGGGTCTCTGAAGAAATTGTGAATGAACTTTTGAGACAATGTGTAACTCATTTAAAACAAGTCAGTGACATTCCAAGATTATTTAGACGAACGAAGAGAGACGTACCAACAAAACCATGCgcctatgtcaagaatgcgcttGCTTTCCTTATTAACTTTCATTCAAATTACAAGAAAGTTATACCAGATAATGTTAATTGCTGGTTGGAATTAGCTTTCTCTTCACTGACTGAAca ttaTCTAGCTTCCGTGACAGACGTATTGACTTCGGTACAAAAAACTGAGGAGAGTTTAAGGAGATTGAAAAAAATACGTGACAAATCCACGGGTTCCTTTTCTTCTGAAGTTCAAGGAATTAGCGACGATGAAAAAATACGCATTCAACTGCAAGTTGATGTACAAGCTTATGTGAACATG ATTAGTGAAATCGAGATTTCAACTTCAAATGTCCGCTATATAGAAGAACTATTACATGCTGCTGAAACATCAACAAGGAG AGATACCGACGAAAATACTCATCTGACATAG
- the Cog2 gene encoding conserved oligomeric Golgi complex subunit 2 isoform X2, translated as MSKENINLPKAPKELCFMELEFIQKNFNVDTFLQEHRKSSKLETMRDDLGIYLKLLRSAMIDLINRDYIDFVNLSSNLIGLDTAINDLQTPLGQLREEVMQVRQTLDDEIAAVSNNINEKKKIREYKQSLFSLQHIYKSLNKLSSVLSLNAFLESPTKIDILEQAAAELNLLQFHMSRCKLDIMNDKKKEGDQLEQSYMMHLNEFFLACIQEKNSALLIRCLRIYVILDKIRNAENLVRKEVVGPLVHNVINVENMQIDLLGLQSIYNRLLNILSVELKQLLCITLHPNRLSVNGFNFLVNSFWIDVEEKIEQYIKCIFAPGDPILFHSRYVATLEFLEKLETECVTPDSLIALKENKQYKNFLKKWNLPVYFQIRFQEIASVVESTLTKPISPTSIKETLDSLTQNEFSLHATHVVWNNLQRIWADDIYLYQLFHQFWKFGLQICARYQTWSQTALKEVWSMESDVGNLSKAEHSTKLNFLVCLYKDIEKIIKMLPFLLETARKKLKQQTPRVLKLLEDSLDETTENLRTLLPWVSEEIVNELLRQCVTHLKQVSDIPRLFRRTKRDVPTKPCAYVKNALAFLINFHSNYKKVIPDNVNCWLELAFSSLTEHYLASVTDVLTSVQKTEESLRRLKKIRDKSTGSFSSEVQGISDDEKIRIQLQVDVQAYVNMISEIEISTSNVRYIEELLHAAETSTRRCT; from the exons ATGtcgaaagaaaatattaatttacctAAAGCTCCAAAAGAGTTATGTTTCATGGAACTTGAATTCATTCAG aaaaatttcaatgttgATACCTTCCTCCAAGAGCACAGAAAAAGTTCAAAATTGGAAACAATGCGAGATGATTtgggaatatatttaaaattattgagaTCTGCCATGATTGATTTGATCAACAGAGATTACATAGATTTTGTAAACTTGTCAAGTAATTTGATTGGCCTAGACACAGCTATCAATGACCTGCAAACACCATTAGGTCAATTAAGAGAAGAAGTAATG CAAGTACGGCAGACGTTAGACGACGAGATTGCCGCagtttctaataatataaatgAGAAGAAAAAAATCAGAGAATACAAACAGAGTCTGTTTAGTTTGCAACATATTTATAAATCATTGAATAAGCTATCATCTGTGTTATCTCTAAATGCATTCCTTGAAAGCCCCACtaaaatagatattttagaaCAAGCTGCTGCAGAACTTAATCTGTTACAGTTTCACATGTCCAGGTGTAAATTAGATATTATGAATGATAAAAAGAAG GAAGGCGATCAACTTGAGCAATCTTACATGATGCATCTTAATGAATTTTTCTTAGCATGtatacaagaaaaaaattcagctctgttaattcgttgtttgagAATTTATGTTATACTTGACAAAATAAGGAATGCAGAGAATTTAGTACGAAAAGAAGTTGTTGGTCCATTGGTCCACAACGTGATCAATGTTGAAAATATGCAAATTGACTTACTTGGTCTGCAGAGTATCTATAATagattgttaaatattttgagTGTAGAACTCAAACAACTTTTATGTATTACACTACATCCTAATAG ACTTTCTGTAAATGGTTTTAATTTCTTAGTAAACAGTTTTTGGATCGATGTGGAAGAGAAAATTGAGCAATACATAAAATGTATTTTTGCTCCAGGAGATCCAATATTATTTCACtcg AGATACGTAGCGACTTTGgagtttttagaaaaattagaaaCTGAATGTGTCACGCCTGATTCTTTGATTGCATTGAAAGAGAACAAACAGTATAAGAACTTTCTAAAGAAATGGAATTTACCAGTATATTTTCAAATACGATTTCAAGAAATAGCTAGTGTCGTTGAGTCGACTTTAACAAAACCGATATCGCCAACATCCATAAAAGAAACTTTGGATTCTCTTACTCAAAATGAATTTTCTCTTCATGCAACGCACGTTGTGTGGAACAATCTGCAAAGAATTTGGGCTGATGATATATACCTTTATCAGCTCTTTCATCA GTTCTGGAAATTTGGTCTCCAGATATGTGCCAGATATCAAACGTGGTCTCAAACAGCGCTCAAAGAA GTATGGTCGATGGAAAGTGATGTCGGTAATTTGAGCAAAGCAGAACATTCCACAAAACTTAATTTCTTAGTATGTTTATATAAGGATAtagagaaaattataaaaatgctTCCTTTCCTTCTGGAAACTGCTCGAAAGAAACTTAAACAACAAACTCCAAgagtattaaaattattagaaG ATTCTCTCGACGAAACTACAGAAAATTTAAGAACACTTTTGCCATGGGTCTCTGAAGAAATTGTGAATGAACTTTTGAGACAATGTGTAACTCATTTAAAACAAGTCAGTGACATTCCAAGATTATTTAGACGAACGAAGAGAGACGTACCAACAAAACCATGCgcctatgtcaagaatgcgcttGCTTTCCTTATTAACTTTCATTCAAATTACAAGAAAGTTATACCAGATAATGTTAATTGCTGGTTGGAATTAGCTTTCTCTTCACTGACTGAAca ttaTCTAGCTTCCGTGACAGACGTATTGACTTCGGTACAAAAAACTGAGGAGAGTTTAAGGAGATTGAAAAAAATACGTGACAAATCCACGGGTTCCTTTTCTTCTGAAGTTCAAGGAATTAGCGACGATGAAAAAATACGCATTCAACTGCAAGTTGATGTACAAGCTTATGTGAACATG ATTAGTGAAATCGAGATTTCAACTTCAAATGTCCGCTATATAGAAGAACTATTACATGCTGCTGAAACATCAACAAGGAG GTGTACATAA